In Microbacterium soli, the DNA window AGGTTCGGACCGTACAGCATGTCCTTGAACGCCTTGATGTTCGAGAACGTGCCCTCCCGCGCGCCGATCAGCTCGGGGGCGATGTAGTACGCCGAGCACACCTCGATGTCGGTCAGCTTCCGGCCTTCCAGATCGAGCGTGTCCCGGGGCCGGAACGCAGTCACTTCCTTGACCGTCATCCCGTCCTCGAGTATCGGGGTACCGCCTTCTTCCCCGCCGCCCTTGATGAACTTGCGCCAGGAGTTCTTGAACCGCAGGAACGCGGACTCCTCGAACTTCCCGGCAGCGACTGGGCGTTCGATGACCATCGGGACGCGGGCGCCGTTCTTCCAGATCGACCGGCGGTACTCGACTGCCTCTCGTGACTCGTCGAGGATCGCCTGCAGCGTGCGCAGTGGCGATGTGCCGTTCGTGCCCCGCTCCGAGTAGCCGACATCGAGGATGAAGTTCTTCGGGTCGGCATCCCACGTGGAGCCATCCTTCCGAGTGATCTTCACCTTCTCGATCCGGCCGAGCCAGTCACCCTCGAAGCTCACGCGCGATGCGGGGATGCGGACGAGCTCCCACCCGTCCTCATGCTGGACGATCTGTGCGCACCACTTGTCGTGCAGCAGCCCGTCGATGATCAGCCGTTCCCAAAAACGCATCGCAGTCATCGCCGGTGCGCGCGACGGGCGACGTAGCAGCTGTGCGAGCTCGCCCTCTCGGATGCGCTCCCGATCGAACTGGGCATTGAACTGGAACAGGTGCAGCGGTGTCGACGCGACGTTGCGGGCGATGAACCCGACGACCTTACGGACGGACGGCTGGTTCCGCCACGCCGGCCCGTACTCAAGCCGGTCATCCCAGTTCAGCAGGTCAACCGGCGGGTCCACGACCTCGATACCTCGGCCGCCGAGCCCTTCCGACAGGTCGGCGAGCGTCTCGAAGTAGGCCATCAGATCACCACCTGCACGTACTTGACCCGCCGGGCGGGGATGAGGACAGCACCAGCGATCGGCGCCGGGATCGGACGGTCAACGTCCTCGACGTCGACGAGGGTGACGAACGCCCGCGTGGCGGACTCGACGACGCCTCGCAGCGTCGCACCGTCCGTGCACACGACCACCGGTCGCCCGGTGAGCGTCTTCAGCTCGCGCATGCTCACCTCCATGTGGTCACAGGACGAGCAGGTCGTGGTCCTCGTACGCGCTCGCCTGGGGTTCGGGCTTCTCGGTGGTTTCCAATGCGAGGACAGCGTTCGTCACCGCGACCGCCGGTGCCACATCCACGACGGACCCGGCACGGTCCCACACGTCCATCCCGGACAGTTGCTTCGCGACACCGTTCGCCATGGCCATGTCGAGGATCGGCTGCCCCCTGTGCCGCAGCAGCTCGTCCCGTACCCGGTCCTTCAACCGGCCCGCGGAGTTGAGCATGGTCGTGCCGAAGATCTCGACGACCTCGAGCCCGGCCTCTTTCAACGGTTGTACGAAGTCCGCCGCCGGGCAGCCTCGCGATTGGACGGCGACGTGCCGGATGCCCTGCGCCTCGGCGATCCGCTTCACCTCGGGGACCACCCACAGCATGCCCGCACGCATGCGGATGATCTCCACATGGATCAGCCCGTCATCCCGGTACCCGGCGACGGACACGTAGGTCATTGACCGGTTCCACGACGTGTCGATACCGATCACCATGTGCGAGTCCTCGCTGATCTGCGACCCGGCCGCGACGAGGACGCCACGTCCGTCGACCTTCGGTGCATCCGCGAGGTCGCCCCACTTCGGATCCATGAACGGAGCCACCCGGGACGTGACCCACTGGCACAGCACCTCCGTGCGGTACCCGGCATCCGTCATCCCGCGAATGTCAGCGAGCGCTGACGCGACAGTCATCGCCCCGTACCCGATCGAAGGGTTCGCCTGCAGGATCCCGGCGACGTCGTCCTTCTCGCACCCGTCCGGTGCCGACCACTCGAACAGGCCCAACGACACGTCATGCGAGTTCGCGTACTCCTCAGCGGAAACGAAGCCCTTCTCAACGTACTCTTTCCACGCGTCACGGTCAGCGATCCCCGCGTCACGCTGCTGCCGCAGCACCACAGCCGTCGAGTCGCCAGCGTTCGACACCAGCCACAGCTGACCGTTCCAGAAGCTTTTCGTCGTCTGCGAGACTGCGTTCCAGCCCGACCAGTCCTTCTGCTCCCGGCCCTCATCCATGAGGACCTTCGCGGCCGGCTTACCGCGTGCGTTCTTCGCCGCCCGGATCTCATAGTGGGCGCGGGACCGGGCGGTGATCCGCTCCTTACCGTTCGTGTCCGTGACCTTCGCGGTCGCGTCCTGCAGCGACTCGATCGCGAGCTCGGCATCCTCCGCCGTCTCCGGCTTCGGGTCGCACCACAGCTTCACGACATCCCACGGTTCACGGGCGATGTCGAGCGTCTGCGCGACACCGACGACCTTGAACTTCATCGGAGGCACCCGGTCAGGGTGACGAGCCGAGTCGACGAACAGCCACCACGCAGCCAGCACCCCGGCGAGCGTCGTCTTGCCCTGCTGCCGGGCGACGAGCACCACGATCCGCCGGAACCGGTACTCACCGTTCGGGAGCAGCTCGAGTGCACGGATCAGCAGCGCCCGCTGCCACGGGTACAAGATCACCTTCAGGATCTGCTCGGCGAACTCGATCACCTCGAACCCGAGCGACGTCTCCGGCGTCAACGGGCGCAACGGGGGAGTCCCGATCCGGGGCTCCGTGCACCCGACATGCTTCGCACCCTTGAGCGGCGCCACGGTGTTCACGACCGCCAGATACTCGGGCGTCTGCCACGACTCCACCGCCGGCGCTTCGAGGACGAGAGACATGACCCTCCTCGGCTACGCGCTGATGCCCTTCCGCTGCTTGAACGCGGCCAGGTCATTCGGCTTAGGCTCCGGATCCGGCTTCTCGTCCATCTCCGGCTCTGACACATCCGGCGCCTTCCGCACAGGAGAACGAACCGTCGAGTTCAGAACCGCGCGCGCGTCCCGCAGCGCATTCCGGTACTCGATCCGAGGACGCGAACCGCCCCCGTTGTCCAGCTCGTCAGCAAGCGACCGGAGAAGCTCGACGAGGGGAGCTTCCTCCGGCACATGCGCGAGCCCAGTAGCCCGCAACATCCGCGTCAACGCGGCCCTGTGCGGCCGCGGCGAGGCCTTCGCCATGACGGGTCACCCCCTGGTAGTTTCAGGCCCCCACAATCGGGGGGAGAGGAAGAGGCCGGGCGGGAGGTGTGCCGTGTGTTGGGCCTTCTGGCGATGTTGACGCCCCTCCCCCTCGTGGGGTGGTGCTGGAAGGCTCTGTGCGTGCCTCAGAGCGCGGTTGCGAGCCAGAGACCGACCGGGATACCCACCGCGCAGGCGATGAGCGCAGCGGAGGCGACGAGGGTAGGCACGACGACCCACGCGGGGGCATCGGCTATCCATAGTTCGAGGCGGTTCATGATGACCCCTCGCTGGCGAAGCTCATGCCACGGCGTGGTGTCCATTCCTTCGCTGCCTCGGCGTCTTCCTTCTCGATGCGTTCGAGGGCTTGGAGGTGCAGCTCGGCGCGGCCGATGGCGGTTTCCGCTCTCTCGCGCTGGCGGCGCTTGCGGACCCATGCGGGAGTGGCCATGTCGTCTCTCCTGCCCGAGCATGCGAAAGACCCCGGTGCACAAGGCGACACGGGGTCTTTCGGAGGTGAGGCTGGCTACGCGATGCGAGCCAGGTAGTCGAGGTCGAAGCGCTTGTGACACGGCACGCAGCGCGCTTCGTAGTGAGCCGGGTCGAGACTGTACGGACCGCGCTTGTCGTCGATCCGCTCGTTCTCGTCTCGGTGGTCGTACGACCAGTGCGCTGCAAGGCCGCCGCAGTCGACGCATCGGTGCTGGCTCGCACTACCATGCATCCGCTTCACGCGGTCGTGCGCACCACCGATCCCGATGACGTCTTGGTACCGGTGATGCGCGCCGCCGCAGGACTGCGCCGAGCCGCGCCGAAGGTCGCCGGTACGCACCCGCGTGACTCTTCCGCAGTCGCATCGGCAAAGCCACAAGCTCCCGCCTTCGGACCGCTTAGCGGGGATGTACTCGGCCACTACCAATGCGCCGAACCTCTCCCCCAGGAGATCATGCTTCGGCTTGAACGGCACGTGGAGCGGATCGCCGTAGCGCCACTGCTTCATGTAGTGGCCGTAGCAGAGCGCCTTGCGCTTCACCGGCTTTTCGCATCCGTCGATGGTGCAGATGGTGGGTTCGGTAGACTGCATCGCAGCCCTCCAATCGAGTTCAGTTCGATTCAGGGTCAGGCCCCGGCAGGTGTTCCACCACCTGGTTTGGGGCCGTTCTCATTCTACCAATCACGGCTCAGAATCCCGATGCCTGGCATCGGCGCATCCTTGCCTCGCCGCACATTACAGTCCTGATGGCTGTGTCGGGCGTTCGCGGGGTCGTGCTGCAGGTTGGGGTGGGAGGCGACCGGGTAGAAGTGGTCGAGGTTGTGGGAGTCGGGCGTCGAGTTCGGTGGGACGGTGTAGTCCACGCGC includes these proteins:
- a CDS encoding phage portal protein: MAYFETLADLSEGLGGRGIEVVDPPVDLLNWDDRLEYGPAWRNQPSVRKVVGFIARNVASTPLHLFQFNAQFDRERIREGELAQLLRRPSRAPAMTAMRFWERLIIDGLLHDKWCAQIVQHEDGWELVRIPASRVSFEGDWLGRIEKVKITRKDGSTWDADPKNFILDVGYSERGTNGTSPLRTLQAILDESREAVEYRRSIWKNGARVPMVIERPVAAGKFEESAFLRFKNSWRKFIKGGGEEGGTPILEDGMTVKEVTAFRPRDTLDLEGRKLTDIEVCSAYYIAPELIGAREGTFSNIKAFKDMLYGPNLGPYFTAWEQALNASLPPLLAPKDEVYIEANIEAKMRGSFEEQIDYISTAVGAPVLTRNEARSRLNLAHIEGGDELVTPLNVLIGGQASPQDGKALDDVLLKFQQRQRDVVRRQKLAGSTEWWDRERWDRELVDDLTKAGMDAELAAEVARRQNDNAEAEFSAGGSAS